The genomic stretch TAATGTAGATTCCGTCATCTTGCAGGTCATGTCATGCTCCATTGCTCCGGAGCTTACACCTGTAAGCCGTCTAGGCATGTTCAGCCGAGCATAATCGATCTAGTATATGATTGTTAGATATAAAGTGATTCTTTCACTCGTCAAGATGTCCTGAAAAAAAAACCATACTGTATTTTCTTTCCAACCTTGCGCGCTTTACCATACTGTATATCCTTGCCCAACGTGTCCACCCGCGAGTGGTTGCGATGCAACATTAAGCAATTTCCACATCACACTCGTCTGGATCTACGTCAGCCACAGAGCAcaagtgaggccttgtttagttcccaaaaaattttgcaaaatttttcaaattccccgtcacatcgaatctttagacgcatgcatagagtattaaatatagacgaaaataaaaactaattacacagtttgatcgaaattgacgagacgaatcttttgagtctaattagtccatgattggacaatatttgtcaaatacaaacaaaagtgctacagtgtcgattttgcaaaaaaatttgaaactaaacaaggcctgagaagAATGAAAAGCACAGCACGACGCCAAAATTCTGAACTGAAACACTCCGAGTCGCCGCCGAGAGACGAGAGCCAGTCGGCTCCGACGCGATGCGGACACGTCCATGCTGTCCCCCGCACAAGCGTCTCCAGGGAGCCGACACGTGTCCGTCCCGAATCCCCCCGCCGGCGAGATATTTTGGCGCCCCGAGAGCCGGGCAGGACGGGGGGCTCCACGTGTCGCTCTCCGCGCGCAGCGCCTGACGGCGCGGGATCCGCCCGCCACCACGCGCACGCAAAAGAAACTGCGGTGACGATCAAATCAAACTTGCGCGCGGAGGAGacgtttgaaaaaaaaaaaaaacgctgTGCTTTGGACTGGTCGACACGCGTCCCCTGCGCGCGCACGCGTCGGGCCTCCGGGAATCCGGCTGGACACGCGTGCACCGAGGAGGCAAGAACGGCCTGTTTCCCCGGCACGTGTCCTGTTACGGCGGCAGTATGGCTCGATTTGGAAAGGTGGCCGGGATTAAGAATTCAAACAAATCATCTGGATAGACCTCCTGCTATAAACAACGCGAGCCTGATTGATAGCGTAGAGCCGTCGAGCGATGTGATGTGACGCTCTAATAACATCTGACGCATTACAGAAATAGCAATGGCGCGCCAGATCTTGTGTCAGGTAGCACGCAACAGTACCCGCTttggggggagagagagagagcagggccatgtttagttccccaattttttacaatttgaccctttttttgaaaaaagttcACAATTGGACCCCTGGAAAACTTAAATGCAGAAATGGACCCAGGGGTCGGCGCCATGAATCATGGCGCCGAGGTTTCACGTCTCGGcgccatggatcacggcgccgaggcCCCTGGCTGCCTTCTGACTTGGATCCGACGTGGCAgggagctcggcgccacagatcacggcgccgagctcggcgccacagatcacggcgccgagctccCTGGTACTAATCACCCGACGCCTTCGCTACCAGTTCATATTTTCATCTCCCCTCTCGgctctctctctccaaaaacCGAGCACGAATTTGGATTCAATATTTGGACCATCAAAAGTTTGATTTGTTCCATAGATCTTGAAGAGCCAGGTATACTTTCAGTGACCTGGTACTTGCCAGTGGCATGGTCAAAAcactctatgtcatgtgttctAGCCCTTTCCTTTGCCTTGTCAAGGTGCTTcttagctctaggtgcccatttTATATTATTACTCTGTAATTGCAATGCTTGAGCATGTCTATCGTTGAACCAGGCCACtagtctataaaaggtaaaagaTACAATGGCATTGACTGGCATGGCACGTATACCCTTGAGCACACTATTAAATGACTCTGCCATGTTGCTAGTCTGAAACTCGTACCTCCATCCACCATTATCATGGGCTCTTGTCCATTTCTCAGGTTCCCTCATCAAACCTAGCAGCCACTGCCTACCTTCTGCATTTGTTGCGGTTTTTAACTGCTCCAACTTCTCCTCAAAAAACGGCACCTCAAGCATTCGAGCAACCTCCTCGAATAGAGGAAAGTTGTCCTTCGTACCATCTTTCCGAAGTAAATTCTCTGCAAGGTGTCTAGTACACCAACGATGGTGCAAAGGTGCATAACCAGGAATCTGCTCCTGTACGGCACTGAGTATGCCCTGGTGCCTATCAGATATGACACCAACCTCCCTATGTGGGCCAATGACATGTATCCGAACAAGGCGCATGAACCAACCCCAGCTGTCTTTGTTCTCTCTCTCCACCAAAGCAAAAGCCAAAGGAACCAATGCGTTGTCAGCGTCACAGGAAATGGCTACCAAAAGAGTGCCCATGTACTTGCCAAGCAGAAAAGTACCATCAATTGATAACACTGGACGGCAGTGCCTAAAGGCCTGGACACACTGTGGAAAACACCAGAATGCACGAAAGAATATCTGCCTCCCATTCCTCCattcattaggcttcggaaTGTACTCGTAATGCATGCCTGGATTAGCTGCTTTCATTGCATTGAACATTGCTGGCAGCTGCTCGTATCCCTCCTCCCAGTCCCCATATATCATCTTCCAGGCCCTTTGCTTTGCCCTCCATGCTTTGCCATACTTTATGTCATATTTAAATATCTTCTGAGCCATGTCCATAATTGTTCTGACCTTCAAGTTGGGCTGACCCTTTAAAGTTGTGCATAACGTACTAGCAATAAGTGTAGAGGTCAACTGTCGATGCTTCTGTTGAAGGTCAGTCTGGGCACAAGTGTGTGGACCTACAATTTTTGTGATCTTAAACTTCCCGGTGGCCTTTTGTTTACGAGCACAGACCCTCCAGTTGCAATCTGACATCTCACACACAACCGTGTAGCGGCGCTCAACATGGGAGTGCATCACCTTGAAGGGTCTTTTACGTATTACAGAATATTGTTGCAACCACCTTCTTAAGCTGGGCAAATCATTAAAGATCATGCCCTTCTGAATTTGCACACTCTCACCAGGCTCAGAAGCCTCCAGCAGCTCATCATCTCTTCCCTCTGCATAAGCATTTTGAGAATGACTGAGGTCACTAAACTCGTGAACTAGTGGATCACGATCAGGACAAAAACGTCTGATAAGCTCCATTTCTTGTTCACTTAAAGGTGCAACTGGCCGGTCATCATCGGAATCAACAGCTCTAGCTGTGCCATAgggctcctcatcatcctcaataTTAACATCCAAACTATTAGATGCTATAAAAGCTGCGTCAACATTAATTGTTGGAGGCACAGGATGACAACAATCATTACTTGGATTGTCACATACAACAAAACCACAAATATGCATACAATTGAGACAACTAAATCGAACGAAGGAATGCTAACAAAATGAATAATGCAACTACGCCACTTACATGGAATTGTCTGGGTCATAGGGGTATGTACGCAGCCAACCTCATTGGGACCGGATTGAGCATCAGGAACGACAACCACATCTTCCACACCCACGTTCTGAATGGGTATCAGAGAAGCTGAGGGTGCCGGATTGTCCACTAGAGGGCCAATGGGTGGTTGCCAATTAAGAGGAGAATCCACTAGAGGGCCTGGCTCCTTGGACAAGTTGCGcacaaccaaatccaaacatttaAACTCACTCTTCATGACAGTTTTGACATATTTGTCCCATTGAACCTCGGATACAATTGGGACCAACCGCCTAAAAATTGTACCTGACCCGCCATGGTGAATGACCCCCTCAACTAAGATTTCTTCTTCATTCAAATTACATTTAAGCTCATCACGAGCACTACCCATCAATTCAGAAAACAAGGGCCGCTCATCAAACATCAAAGGGACCGTTTGCATTCCAACAAAATCAACATTGCCAAACTGATCTTTCTCCACACTTCCTCCATGATATAGAGTTACTAAATTGTCCATCTAATTGATATACAAAATAACCATGTTACTAGGCATATAACTAATACATATAAAACACCTAACAATGTATGTAACTAACTAACACGAGTACTACTATATAACTAAATTTACTAACTAACTAGGGTATATTATTCTTCATGTACTTGGATTTGGGATTGCtaatatatagatatatttgCTAATATACAACTAATAGACTTATATATCTCAATTTAGTAAAGAAATTAAAACAATTAATAACTACATTACCTAAATTAGATTAAATAGTTAAACTACGATAAATTAGGAAACAGAGAAACCAATGTGAATTCTGCTAAATTAGGTTCGATATTTTGGCTTCTAACTAAATAAAATCCTAAACTAGCTAACTAAATAAATTACTAATTGCTAACTAACAAAATTTAGGCTTCTAACAAAACTACCTAAACTTGCTATTTCAGTTTACTAAGTATTCTAAATAAATTAGTAACTCAATTATTATGTAAACTAGAATAactaatttcaaaaaaaaacttacaTCCCGCCGCTGCAGCAGACGGACGCAGGGCAGAGGGGCCTCAGGCTCGTGACCGCCGGAAGAGGGGAAGCCCCCTGCTCCCTGCCCCGTGACAGCCAAACGCCGGCGAAGGCGGCTCCCTGCTCCCTCGACGACGAAGCCGGCGGCGGGTGGAGGGAGCAGCACCGGGGGCCGAGGGCGCCCTGCGCGGCGCGGCCGGAGGGAGCAGCACCTGCGCGGCGCGGCCGCAGGGAGCAGCACCCTGCGCGGCGCGGCCGGGCCGGGGCACGCGCGCCGAGTAGGGGGACGGGCGGGGCACGCGGCGAGCGGGGATGGAAGGGGAGCGCGGcgagcaggcggcggcggcggcgagcaggGAGCGCGGCGGCGGTGAGGAAGACTGCCTCGCGAACAGAGGAACGCGAGCCGCGGCCTGGTGGTATTCAAGGGGTCGACGCCAGGATCtacggcgccgagctcggcgccgagatctgtggcgccgagctcggcgccgtgatctgtggcgccgagctcccTGCCACGTCGGATCCACGACAGAAGGCAGCCAGGGgcctcggcgccgtgatccatggcgCCGAGACGTGAAACCTCGGCGCCATGATGCATGGCGCCGACCCCCTGGGTCCATTTCTGCATTTAAGTTTTCCAGGGGTCCAATTGtgaactttttttaaaaaaagagccaaattgtaaaaaattggggtttagttcaccctgaaaaccaaaaagttttcaagattctccgtcacatcgaatcttgtggcacatgcataaaacattaaatatagacaaaaataaaaactaattacacagtttagctggaaatcgcgagacgaatcttttgattctagttagtccataattaaataatatttgtcacaaacaaacgaaagtgctacagtaccgaaatccgaaatcttttcggaagtaaacaaggcccaggtgaTGACTGTGATCATGTGTGATTGAGATGCCGCATCGCGCCACATCAGCTGAGATCCATCCTTACGTGAATTGGCTGTAGTTACTTGTTTTTTTAGCGCCATCACTTGTTTTTTAGCGGCGCGAGGCGAGCACTGAGCAGATATTTGCGTGATCGAGGGAGGAACGGGGAGACTCTTTTGACAGGATGGTTCTCGCGTTGGTCGCACCTGCAATCCAGCTAAGCCCACGACTAATTATTTGCACTCGAGGCTGCAGTGGCCATTTGTCAAGCGCCCGATGGCGCCACGACACCCCTGGCCGGTCGCGCCCTGCCCCGACACCCACGCCGTTCGGGGAGCACGCGAAGTGATCGCCGGCTCGCCGGCTTCCCGTCGCGACCGTATATATCTTCTCCATCCCCCCTGGCGGCTGGCACTGCCCTCTGCACGCTCTGCATCGCCTACTCGTTCTCTGCCTTGGGTTGGCAACGAGTCGGTTCGCGTTTTCTAGCTGCCAGCAGCCGTGCATTGCAGCACGGTGCTAGAAGCCCACAACACCCAACGGGATTTTGCTCGATTATTGCCGAGCGATGAGCGAGGGCGCGCGGAACACGCGGCGGTTCTTGGGCGCGTCGAGcagcggcgcgggcgcgggcgcgggcgggaGCGGGAGCAGCAGCGCGAGCTACCGGAGCGGCGGCATTggtgcggcggcgcggcgggctACCAACGACGTGAACACGGGGATCCTGGACGAGAACGTCCTGGCGCTGGTGTTCCGGTCCCTCAACTTCGACCCCAAGGCGCTGTGCACCGTCTCCTGCGTCAGCCGGCGGCTGCGCGCCGTCGCGGAGCGCGTGCTGTGGCGGGAGCTCTGCATCTCCCGTGCGCCGCGGATGGTGGCCTCGCTCACGGGCGCGGCCCCGGGCCGGGTCGTGGGCGGGTGGCCGGCGCTGGCGAAGCTGCTGCTCTTCTgctgcggcgcggcggcggcggcggcggcggtgcgggGCCACTTCACGGGCGTGTCCCGCTTCTCCAAGACGTCCGGGCGGAGCTTCCTGTCGCGGCGGTGCCGGGGCGACCTGCTCTACGTGTCGGACCCCTGCGAGCACGCCGTCCccggcgccgacgacgacgtGGGCGCCTACCGCGGCGTGTTCCGGGGCTTTATGCGCTCCCGGACGCGGGCGTGCCTGGTGGGGCGGCAGGCACCGCTGGAGACCCGCGTGCGCTGCCCCTACtgcggcgcgcgcgtgtggaGCATGGTGGCGGCCGGGATGGCGCCGCGCAGCGCGTGCCGCAGGCTGGGCGCCTACGAGGGACGGCTCGAGTACTACGTCTGCGTCAGCGGTCACCTCCACGGCAACTGCTGGCTCGCGCGCCTCACCTCCAGCGACGGCGATCACGacggcgacgactccgaggatgacgacgacgacgacgcgtcCACGGAAGGCGGCAGCGATGGCGGACCCGTCGCGCCGTAAACTCCGACATGTCAAGGTCCACCACGGAAACGCCATGTGCTCGATGGACTTGTGCGTAATTGGCGTACTGTAGCAGTGTACCATCAGCAGCACCGTGTCACAGACTCGGTGTCGATGACTAGCCGGCGTCCTTTTGTGTAGCCATGGGAGCCCGTAGGAGTAGTAGTAGAAGGCAGCGGCAGTAGTAGTAGTGCTTTTTTCTGGTCCGCGGCTGGATGGATATGGCACCATGTTTTACCGTTTCAGCGAGCTGTGCGCGCGGCTGAATGGAGACTTTTGTGATGTGTTCTGAGCTGCTGTGTTCACTCTCCTCTTGTTTTCCGCTCGGAATCGACTGTCGTGTGTGTTGACTTGAACAGTTGAAAAAGACGCTCCGCTCGTAGTAGTCTGCTGCTCCAGGCCAGGACTGTCCACTTGGCGAGACAACATGGATCTGCTCTGCTCTGTCATCTACAGTATGAAATAATGAAGCGGGAGGAGATGTGCTCGTGCTAATGAGCTTACCCTCTTCATTTCCATCGTCTTCGTACTGGTGCAAGTATACAATATGAAATACTGTTTCGAGGCCATTGCGTACGTGAACTTTTTCGAGTTTGGCTACtctaacactttcatttgtatttgttattcaattataaattaattagatttaaaagatttatcttacaaattacagttaaattataccattaattattttttattatatttaatgttttatacagtTAAATTATACCGTATATATGTTCAAAAATTTGAGGTGGCAAGAAATCttagaaatttttttagaactaaagaaggcctcaTTCGAAACAGACTATTCTCACCTAAGTCGATCCTATGCGCCTTCCTGCACACCTCCTGTCGCAGCGAAATTGTGCGAACGGTGTAGCAGCGGACACGCTCGCCGCTCGCGTGCAGTGTCTTTTCTCACTCCAAAAACCAGGGCAGTTCCAGGCGCCGCCCAATGCGATCCGCTCGTCTCCATATCAATACAGACCCCAGCTGAACTCACAGGTTTTGCTGACCGTGTGTTTGCCAATGATTTTATTCCTTCAATTCCAAAAGGGGCAAACTATATTAGTTTGACGCGCTATATCATTTTCTTATTCTGTTCTCTTGTTATACAATCGAATGTTTTAAGATTGTAGTGAATAAATAGATTTCTAGAGTTGTTTTAAGTtaattttttaaactttgactgaatttataaaaaatattaagatttatgatatcaaattaatatcattagatataTTATAGAATacatttttataatatactCATTTTATATAATAGATATTGTtacttttttctataaacttaacCAAATTTAAGATAATTTGACTTGCATGCATTCTAGTAATtgagggacagagggagtatacgCTCTACGACACGATCGGATTATGTTGTGTGCATGCTAACTGCTATACATTGAGATGTTTTGGAACACATCTAAGCTACCATTTCTCAAAAAGAACATATTTgacttttatttaaaaaaagagATATATAATTAACCTAGTAAGCTACTCCCATCGATCTACTGCTACCACACGGTGATCAATCTGATCGATTTTTCTCATTAAAAAAAGAGCTTATCAATTTTTGGCAGCATCAGCAACATTTCCGTCGCACCGTTTGCTCATCGATCTGAGCTGTGCGCCCACGACCACAAGTCCACGACTTTGTGTGTCCGCTTCAGGCCTTATTTGGGTTCTCATATATTAGCATCACTCCACATATGATGAGATTGATTGAAATAAAAGTTAGTTTATTTTTCACTCAATTCTACCTCGATAcatacaggccttgtttagttcacgaaaaTTTTTAGGTCtcgctaccgtagcactttcggttttatttagtaattattatttaattatagactaattaggctcaaaagattcgtctcgtaaattacaggtaaactgtgcaattaactatcttttttatctatatttaatattttatgcatgtgccgcaagattcgatgtgatgaaaaatctagaaaattttttgcgaactaaacaagaacaTAGTTAGATAGATACATAAACatctaaacaagatctcatgtaGCCAAAAAAATCCATTTGCTTGAAAGAGTCAAGGGTGTTAGGGTGGGCGGGTGGCGTGCAGGGGGAGTGGAAGCGCGCGTGACAGCAGGAGGTTCCGGCAGTCCCAGCAATATGCAGATGTGGTAAAATAATTGTTACGGGCAACGACAAAAATATTCCGAGGATAAATGGACTAGATTTTTAGTCAGATGCAATATAATTCATCAAAACCAGCAAAAACCTATATAATCATAATTTTAAACAACAGAATAGTTTCTTTTTTACAATAAATTAACGAACATCATTTTTTAACATCAGTATAAGTTCAAGTGAACATGTCAGACTGGCCACAGCGTTACCagtgctaaggccttgtttagttcgcgaaaaattttagattttgctattgtagcacttttggttttatttgacaattattgtttaattatagactaattagactcaaaagatttatatcgtaaattacaggtaaactttgTAGTTAGTtttcttaattatatatatttaatgcttcatgaatGTAgcataagattcgatatgacgagaaatcttgaaaaattttgacaaCTAAACAAAGGTTAAAAAATCTAACTCCGTACACCAGCTCATATCGATGCCAGAAACCACAAATGGGCACAATGTGAGCATCGTTGCTTTACTGTATATGGGACCCAAAAGTTCAGAGCTATCAGCGTGCTGCTTGGTGTGTTGAAGAGGGAGTGCGCTGATTCAACtggtaaaaaaatatttttttatcctcTCAGCATTGAGGAACCAACATACCTCGGCGCTAGTTTTTTTTTCAACTCAGAGACGCCTACAATTTCGTCGTTTTGCAACGTTGTGGACAATCATAGTCTACAAATTAACCTCACGTGGAATTCATAGCTGTAGTACATATACTCCTTATCAGCGTACATGGAACAAGTTAAACTACAGCCAGGGGCGATCGAGACACCTGAACGCATGTGCTAATTGTGAGTTGATAAACTATGTCTTGATCCATAAAAAACGATTTGTGTTAGATTCAGCGTGTACGGCTTCTTGTTGTTATCCTAAAACTGCTGCTAGCCCCTATGCCGTACAAGGCTAGTTTTAATTTGCACTCCGGTTTCAAATTCGTTACTGTCGTTGTACTTACAGTTTGTTAGCCCCTATGCCGTACAAGGCTAGAGCCTAAGAAACTGAAATGGTTGGTTCCAGATCAACTTTGACATTCGCACATTGTCATAATCGAAGTAGGGGCATTGTATCTCTTTAGTGGCCATGTCTGGACCAGAGAAGGATAAAAGGATAGCTCTTTGCTGCTGCTTATTTTTAGACTAGTTTAGAGGCTCTAAGCAGGATCTCTGTTTTTAGTTGCCATGTTTGTGAGCTGAACTTGTAGAGCAGTGGGCTCGGTGTTGTTTTGTATGCATTTGTTGACACTTACATTGGTGGACTGTAGTAGGGCTCTTTCTTGCCTCCGGGTAGTGGAACTCTGGTCTAAGTACCCTTTTGTAAGATTGTGCCATAAATGTTCACTTGTGAGCGCGAAGGCAGAGATGTTTATTctgtaattaaaaaaataatcgactcctcctgctgctgcctTGATACAGGCAACTGGGCTGAAACACCAGTGATAATCACCGGCCTCtaggttcaaaaaaaaaaaatcaccggCTTCTGAACAATTTAGGCCTCACCTGAGGAAAAGTTAAAACTGCGGAACACGACTCACGAATACAACACTCGTCGTATCTCTCTCGTAAAATATGCCCGTGTAACGGCAATTCAGAATCATCATAAACCGTGGACCTTCTGAATCTAAAAAAAATCGtcaatcaaatcaaatcaaaacgaaaccaaataaggccttgtttagatgtgaaatttttttagatttcgctactatagcactttcgtttgtttgtggtaaatattattcaatcatagactaactagagtcaaaagattcgcctCGTGATTCACAGTCAAActatgtgattagtttttattttcgtttatatttaatattttatgtatgtgctgtaagatttgatgtgacagaaaatcttaaaaactttttgttttttttaactaaacaaggcgtaagCCACGGCTCATCCGTGCCTAGCTCTGTACGTGCTCAGCAAAAGTCAGTCCGTTGGTACGGTTGCCGGCGGCCGCGGTGACTCCGTGCTTGGTCGCAGCAAAAATGTGCAAGCGTTGTAGCAGCAAACACACTCGCGCGCAGCGTCTTCTGACTCCATACAAATTTTGCAAATAAATGGCTATAATAGCACATTTGtttgtattttataattattaaccaattatagactaactagtctctaaagattcgtcttgtaaattatagttaaactatacaattagttatttttttataattaatacttcatacatgtgccgcaaggttCGATATGACACGGAGTTTGGAAaattttttgtaattttttttgaactaaacaaggcctcaaaacAACGGGCAGTTCCAAGTCAACCACCCATGCCATGGTCTGGGCCTGTTTAATACAGTTTACAACATCTTCATGAGTTATTGTGAGATATTTTTTGTCAAACATTTATTTTTAAAACAGTTTCATGGGTGAAtttatttttcttcttctctcatAAAGATATAAGTCGAGATGaagctgaagaaagtaccttatTGTAGCTCTCTTCCTCATTTCTCAATGTCATCTATGCATGAtgcagttggtgaagctatttgcCATACACTTTTTTCAAAACAGCGCAGCTTCACCTAGAAAGTTGTTTATGAAACTATTCTCAAAAAAAACACCTCTACTAGTGAAGTTAAGCTTTGCCAAACAAGTTCTTACTGTACAACATTACTGTACAACAGTGTGTTCTGTTCACAGCCGCTAGCAGCAGCATGGAGCTCCATGCATGCTCGCTCCGTCCTAAACCCTAAACTCTAAACCCTTAGAGCACTCACAATgaggactctatcatagagtctaaagttatttattacctcgaacaatgtggacttagagtctaaataagactttctttaataaatatgctgccacatcagcaaaatactataaataatatgtaattaattgtcttggactctgtgatagagttttgcattgtgagtgcccttattctGTATCTTTTG from Sorghum bicolor cultivar BTx623 chromosome 3, Sorghum_bicolor_NCBIv3, whole genome shotgun sequence encodes the following:
- the LOC8082404 gene encoding EID1-like F-box protein 3: MSEGARNTRRFLGASSSGAGAGAGGSGSSSASYRSGGIGAAARRATNDVNTGILDENVLALVFRSLNFDPKALCTVSCVSRRLRAVAERVLWRELCISRAPRMVASLTGAAPGRVVGGWPALAKLLLFCCGAAAAAAAVRGHFTGVSRFSKTSGRSFLSRRCRGDLLYVSDPCEHAVPGADDDVGAYRGVFRGFMRSRTRACLVGRQAPLETRVRCPYCGARVWSMVAAGMAPRSACRRLGAYEGRLEYYVCVSGHLHGNCWLARLTSSDGDHDGDDSEDDDDDDASTEGGSDGGPVAP